One region of Citrus sinensis cultivar Valencia sweet orange chromosome 6, DVS_A1.0, whole genome shotgun sequence genomic DNA includes:
- the LOC102613974 gene encoding uncharacterized protein LOC102613974 isoform X1: MQSSSPPDTPDTKASFRKPSNDAANRRYRRRSPANGSSSSDGSPKCDHNASPIYSRDDPSKVPEHQQRRKDDERELDRDSGRSHHGRGSDSYRHSDRQSSRSSHNYSKHDDYVRHDKHENDEDRNYQRLSSRSGRESRDHSRSKDYLSSEERSSHDKYDVIGHGSKDKEKESSYLERQKNKDKDSSSDRAGSGRKHTVAYSEELDRDWHKRDRDGRDEKRDYRRSSGDHRNDRTVTYDESRGHRNYSSSGRDYGSYRLKEAHRSDPKELDGQKLANEEKKKHNDSETYRDRDRYHRADKPDFASGKQENPTKKQRFSNWDKGADNVKDAAGTMSSSSMQSQDIGDTDALAQSHANDAVANDLDAAKVAAMRAAELVNKNLVGGSYMSTDQKKKLLWGNKKSTPVEESARRWDTALIGDQDRQEKFNKLMSLRLPWCIWPIVGCEGQCQRRAQARRSRWWRSPPSREAEGTSARFGEAVHCWTSKERWPHSWVRSVSIKSACLRSLSTMFCDILLYLCLRTQFVMLLYGLLGNFSSVAC, encoded by the exons ATGCAATCTTCGTCGCCTCCTGATACTCCGGACACAAAAGCGTCATTTCGTAAGCCTTCAAATGATGCAGCTAATAGGAGATATCGTCGTCGTTCGCCGGCCAATGGGTCGTCTTCATCTGATG GGAGTCCTAAGTGTGACCATAATGCTAGTCCAATCTATTCAAGGGATGATCCTTCAAAAGTCCCTGAACATCAACAAAGAAGGAAGGATGATGAGAGGGAATTAGACAGGGATTCTGGTCGAAGTCACCATGGTAGAGGCAGTGATTCATATAGACATTCTGATCGTCAATCGTCCAGGAGTTCCCATAATTACTCTAAGCATGATGACTATGTCAGACATGACAAgcatgaaaatgatgaagataGAAACTATCAGAGGTTATCCTCTCGTTCTGGTCGAGAGTCAAGGGATCATAGTAGGTCTAAAGACTATTTGAGCAGTGAGGAGAGATCATCCCATGATAAGTATGATGTTATTGGGCATGGAAGCAAGGATAAGGAGAAGGAATCATCATATCTAGAGCgtcagaaaaataaagataaagattCTTCATCTGACAGAGCTGGATCTGGTAGAAAACACACAGTCGCCTATTCAGAAGAGTTGGATAGAGATTGGCATAAGCGGGACAGAGATGGCCGAGATGAAAAAAGAGATTATCGTAGGAGTTCTGGAGATCATAGAAATGATCGCACAGTCACATATGACGAATCCAGAGGTCATCGAAATTACTCATCTTCTGGGAGGGACTATGGCAGTTATCGCTTGAAAGAAGCTCACAGGAGTGACCCAAAGGAACTGGATGGTCAGAAGCTTGCcaatgaggaaaaaaagaaacacaatGACAGTGAAACCTATAGGGACAGGGACCGATACCACAGGGCAGATAAACCTGATTTTGCAagtggaaaacaagaaaatccaACCAAAAAACAAAGGTTTTCTAACTGGGACAAAGGTGCTGACAATGTGAAAGATG CTGCCGGGACGATGTCCTCAAGTTCAATGCAATCTCAGGATATTGGTGATACTGATGCTCTTGCACAGTCACATGCCAATGACGCTGTTGCCAATGATTTAGATGCGGCAAAAGTCGCTGCAATGAGAGCAGCAGAATTAG TTAATAAAAACCTTGTTGGAGGGAGTTACATGTCCACCGACCAAAAGAAGAAGCTACTGTGGGGGAACAAAAAGAGCACACCTGTAGAAGAG TCTGCTCGTCGGTGGGATACTGCACTAATTGGTGATCAGGATCGACAAGAGAAGTTCAACAAACTCATG AGTCTGAGGTTGCCTTGGTGCATATGGCCAATTGTAGGGTGTGAAGGGCAATGCCAGCGTAGGGCACAGGCCCGGCGATCAAGATGGTGGCGGTCACCTCCAAGCCGAGAAGCAGAGGGAACTTCAGCTAGATTTGGAGAAGCAGTACACTGCTGGACTTCGAAGGAGAGATGGCCGCACAGTTGGGTTAGGTCTGTAAGCATCAAGAGTGCATGTCTCAGGTCTCTCTCCACCATGTTTTGTGACATTCTGTTGTATTTGTGTTTAAGAACCCAGTTTGTTATGTTGTTATATGGCTTGTTAGGTAACTTCTCATCTGTTGcctgttga
- the LOC102613974 gene encoding uncharacterized protein LOC102613974 isoform X2 codes for MQSSSPPDTPDTKASFRKPSNDAANRRYRRRSPANGSSSSDGSPKCDHNASPIYSRDDPSKVPEHQQRRKDDERELDRDSGRSHHGRGSDSYRHSDRQSSRSSHNYSKHDDYVRHDKHENDEDRNYQRLSSRSGRESRDHSRSKDYLSSEERSSHDKYDVIGHGSKDKEKESSYLERQKNKDKDSSSDRAGSGRKHTVAYSEELDRDWHKRDRDGRDEKRDYRRSSGDHRNDRTVTYDESRGHRNYSSSGRDYGSYRLKEAHRSDPKELDGQKLANEEKKKHNDSETYRDRDRYHRADKPDFASGKQENPTKKQRFSNWDKGADNVKDAAGTMSSSSMQSQDIGDTDALAQSHANDAVANDLDAAKVAAMRAAELVNKNLVGGSYMSTDQKKKLLWGNKKSTPVEESARRWDTALIGDQDRQEKFNKLMGVKGNASVGHRPGDQDGGGHLQAEKQRELQLDLEKQYTAGLRRRDGRTVGLGL; via the exons ATGCAATCTTCGTCGCCTCCTGATACTCCGGACACAAAAGCGTCATTTCGTAAGCCTTCAAATGATGCAGCTAATAGGAGATATCGTCGTCGTTCGCCGGCCAATGGGTCGTCTTCATCTGATG GGAGTCCTAAGTGTGACCATAATGCTAGTCCAATCTATTCAAGGGATGATCCTTCAAAAGTCCCTGAACATCAACAAAGAAGGAAGGATGATGAGAGGGAATTAGACAGGGATTCTGGTCGAAGTCACCATGGTAGAGGCAGTGATTCATATAGACATTCTGATCGTCAATCGTCCAGGAGTTCCCATAATTACTCTAAGCATGATGACTATGTCAGACATGACAAgcatgaaaatgatgaagataGAAACTATCAGAGGTTATCCTCTCGTTCTGGTCGAGAGTCAAGGGATCATAGTAGGTCTAAAGACTATTTGAGCAGTGAGGAGAGATCATCCCATGATAAGTATGATGTTATTGGGCATGGAAGCAAGGATAAGGAGAAGGAATCATCATATCTAGAGCgtcagaaaaataaagataaagattCTTCATCTGACAGAGCTGGATCTGGTAGAAAACACACAGTCGCCTATTCAGAAGAGTTGGATAGAGATTGGCATAAGCGGGACAGAGATGGCCGAGATGAAAAAAGAGATTATCGTAGGAGTTCTGGAGATCATAGAAATGATCGCACAGTCACATATGACGAATCCAGAGGTCATCGAAATTACTCATCTTCTGGGAGGGACTATGGCAGTTATCGCTTGAAAGAAGCTCACAGGAGTGACCCAAAGGAACTGGATGGTCAGAAGCTTGCcaatgaggaaaaaaagaaacacaatGACAGTGAAACCTATAGGGACAGGGACCGATACCACAGGGCAGATAAACCTGATTTTGCAagtggaaaacaagaaaatccaACCAAAAAACAAAGGTTTTCTAACTGGGACAAAGGTGCTGACAATGTGAAAGATG CTGCCGGGACGATGTCCTCAAGTTCAATGCAATCTCAGGATATTGGTGATACTGATGCTCTTGCACAGTCACATGCCAATGACGCTGTTGCCAATGATTTAGATGCGGCAAAAGTCGCTGCAATGAGAGCAGCAGAATTAG TTAATAAAAACCTTGTTGGAGGGAGTTACATGTCCACCGACCAAAAGAAGAAGCTACTGTGGGGGAACAAAAAGAGCACACCTGTAGAAGAG TCTGCTCGTCGGTGGGATACTGCACTAATTGGTGATCAGGATCGACAAGAGAAGTTCAACAAACTCATG GGTGTGAAGGGCAATGCCAGCGTAGGGCACAGGCCCGGCGATCAAGATGGTGGCGGTCACCTCCAAGCCGAGAAGCAGAGGGAACTTCAGCTAGATTTGGAGAAGCAGTACACTGCTGGACTTCGAAGGAGAGATGGCCGCACAGTTGGGTTAGGTCTGTAA